In the genome of Actinomadura graeca, one region contains:
- a CDS encoding phosphotriesterase family protein: MTPREETGRLRTVTGTIATSDITGPVLSHEHLQMDLRWPSRPRRAESDPYRWLDEEKAVTRELAALRGEHGLGLVVDLTCTGMGRNAAALARISAGARVAVVAGTGVFTEPFHPRYVQDALAAGAAGDGPSGVDRLAERLLAEIGFGLDGTNSLPGVIGEIGTWGEAPTEAEEACLRAAAQAARYSGLSVATYGRAGLAQLEILTAAGLSPQRVAVGQQDRVDDPGQHRKIAETGAYVSFGTLGLAGEDHAAIGARVRAVMDLLEAGHGGRVLLSTGVSRMSQVVRNGGGGYGYLFEVFLPALRAAGADDATLAAILRDNPLRWLTGA; the protein is encoded by the coding sequence ATGACCCCCCGTGAGGAGACCGGCCGGCTCCGGACCGTGACCGGCACGATCGCGACGTCCGACATCACCGGGCCGGTGCTCTCCCACGAGCACCTGCAGATGGACCTGCGCTGGCCGTCCCGTCCCCGGCGGGCCGAGTCCGACCCCTACCGCTGGCTGGACGAGGAGAAGGCCGTCACGCGGGAGCTGGCGGCGCTGCGCGGCGAGCACGGGCTCGGCCTCGTCGTCGACCTCACCTGCACGGGCATGGGACGCAACGCGGCCGCGCTCGCCCGGATCAGCGCCGGTGCGCGGGTGGCCGTGGTCGCCGGCACGGGCGTGTTCACCGAGCCGTTCCACCCCCGGTACGTCCAGGACGCCCTCGCCGCCGGGGCCGCCGGGGACGGCCCGTCCGGCGTCGACCGGCTCGCCGAGCGGCTGCTCGCCGAGATCGGCTTCGGCCTGGACGGCACCAACTCCCTGCCCGGCGTGATCGGGGAGATCGGCACCTGGGGCGAGGCGCCCACGGAGGCGGAGGAGGCGTGCCTGCGGGCCGCCGCCCAGGCCGCCCGGTACTCCGGGCTGTCGGTGGCCACCTACGGCCGCGCCGGGCTCGCCCAGCTGGAGATCCTCACCGCGGCCGGGCTGTCCCCGCAGCGGGTCGCGGTCGGGCAGCAGGACCGCGTGGACGACCCGGGCCAGCACCGCAAGATCGCCGAGACCGGGGCGTACGTGTCGTTCGGCACGCTCGGGCTCGCGGGCGAGGACCACGCGGCCATCGGCGCCCGCGTCCGCGCCGTCATGGACCTGCTGGAGGCCGGGCACGGGGGCCGGGTCCTGCTGAGCACCGGCGTCTCCCGGATGTCCCAGGTCGTCCGCAACGGGGGCGGCGGCTACGGCTACCTGTTCGAGGTCTTCCTGCCCGCCCTGCGCGCCGCGGGCGCCGACGACGCGACCCTGGCCGCCATCCTGCGGGACAACCCCCTGCGCTGGCTGACGGGCGCCTAG
- a CDS encoding YihY/virulence factor BrkB family protein: MTTVSDAAGVTPAGEPGPGAGAGTGPQGPGTGLPARVRAGARTAARTVWTLVRGTAVAAFRHRVTGLAAEAAFFALLSLPPLVIGLIGTMGHFRGALGAETVAEIRSWLIEHARTVLTGPAMDTVVVPLIDDVIKGGSPDIVSVSFLISLWAGSRATNVYVDTITIAYGLSGIRGVIRTRLRAFLLYLVGLLVMLILIPLLVAGPALVRRALPDGAGFVLLAYWPFVVSLSVAFLATLYHMSVPVRTAWWREVPGAVVALLMWILGSVTLRLYLTGSLSGVSVYGSLAAAIAVLAWLYVAALAVLIGAALNAEIDRLWPSAGTARARAVRDAGGEEPGDSVGGAPAGPSTAPAGEHSAGSAADQVGGPAAGRPRKGADDAA; the protein is encoded by the coding sequence GTGACCACCGTCTCAGACGCCGCGGGCGTCACCCCGGCCGGGGAGCCCGGCCCCGGGGCGGGCGCGGGAACCGGCCCGCAGGGGCCGGGTACCGGGCTGCCCGCCCGTGTCCGCGCGGGGGCGCGGACGGCCGCCCGGACGGTCTGGACGCTCGTCCGGGGCACCGCGGTCGCCGCGTTCCGCCACCGGGTCACGGGCCTGGCGGCCGAGGCCGCGTTCTTCGCCCTGCTGTCGCTGCCCCCGCTGGTCATCGGGCTGATCGGCACGATGGGCCACTTCCGCGGGGCGCTCGGCGCCGAGACGGTCGCCGAGATCCGCTCCTGGCTGATCGAGCACGCCCGGACCGTCCTGACCGGGCCGGCGATGGACACGGTCGTCGTCCCGCTGATCGACGACGTGATCAAGGGGGGCAGCCCCGACATCGTCTCGGTCAGCTTCCTGATCTCGCTGTGGGCCGGTTCCCGGGCCACCAACGTCTACGTCGACACGATCACCATCGCCTACGGGCTGTCGGGCATCCGCGGCGTGATCCGCACCCGGCTGCGCGCGTTCCTGCTGTACCTCGTCGGCCTGCTGGTGATGCTGATCCTCATCCCGCTGCTGGTCGCGGGGCCCGCGCTGGTGCGGCGGGCGCTGCCGGACGGCGCCGGGTTCGTCCTGCTGGCCTACTGGCCGTTCGTCGTGTCGCTGTCGGTCGCGTTCCTGGCGACGCTCTACCACATGAGCGTCCCGGTGCGGACGGCGTGGTGGCGCGAGGTGCCCGGCGCGGTCGTCGCGCTGCTGATGTGGATCCTCGGCAGCGTCACCCTCCGGCTCTACCTGACCGGCTCGCTGAGCGGGGTGTCGGTGTACGGCTCGCTCGCCGCCGCGATCGCCGTGCTGGCCTGGCTGTACGTGGCCGCGCTCGCGGTGCTGATCGGGGCGGCGCTGAACGCCGAGATCGACCGGCTGTGGCCGAGCGCCGGCACCGCGCGGGCACGGGCCGTCCGGGACGCCGGCGGGGAGGAGCCCGGGGATTCGGTCGGCGGGGCCCCGGCGGGCCCCTCCACGGCGCCGGCGGGGGAGCACTCCGCCGGGAGCGCCGCCGACCAGGTCGGCGGGCCTGCCGCGGGGCGGCCCCGCAAGGGCGCGGACGATGCGGCGTAG
- a CDS encoding nitrite/sulfite reductase, whose product MRTRAVPPAIKRKKKGEGQWALGYREPLNKNEENKKNDDGLNVRRRIIDVYSKAGFDSIDPADLRGRFRWYGLYTQRKPGIDGGKTGALEDEELDDRYFMMRIRIDGGQLSGDQLRTIADISTRYARGTADITDRQNVQLHWVRIEDVPAIWEALEAVGLHTTEACGDTPRTIIGCPLAGIAADEVIDATPQLRDIHDRYIGSAEFSNLPRKFKTALSGCTSHCTVHEINDIAFTGVVNEAGETGYQLYVGGGLSTNPMFAKSLGVFVKPAQAHEVWHGVVSIFRDYGYRRLRSRARLKFLMNDWGPEKFREVLEKEYLGYALPDGPEPDAPLARRDHVGIRPQRDGRFYVGFAPRVGRVNGELLGVIADLAARYGSGRVRTTIEQKLVILDVPEEDTEALADALAEHDLQVRPSTFRRQTMACTGIEYCKLAIVETKQRSMDLMDELEKRLPDFDQPLTINVNGCPNACARIQVADIGLKGQLVVDENGDQVEGFQIHLGGQLGASFGKKVRGLKTTSAGLTDYVERVVRNFDAQRTEGETFAAWVHRADEADLK is encoded by the coding sequence ATGAGGACGCGCGCCGTGCCACCCGCGATCAAGCGCAAGAAGAAAGGCGAGGGCCAGTGGGCCCTCGGCTATCGCGAACCGCTGAACAAGAACGAGGAGAACAAGAAGAACGACGACGGGCTCAACGTCCGCCGCCGGATCATCGACGTCTACTCCAAGGCCGGCTTCGACTCCATCGACCCGGCCGACCTGCGCGGCCGCTTCCGCTGGTACGGCCTCTACACCCAGCGCAAGCCGGGGATCGACGGGGGCAAGACCGGTGCGCTTGAGGACGAGGAGCTCGACGACCGCTACTTCATGATGCGGATCCGCATCGACGGCGGTCAGCTCAGCGGCGACCAGCTGAGGACCATCGCCGACATCTCGACCCGCTACGCCCGCGGGACCGCCGACATCACCGACCGGCAGAACGTCCAGCTGCACTGGGTGCGGATCGAGGACGTCCCGGCGATCTGGGAGGCGCTGGAGGCCGTCGGGCTGCACACCACCGAGGCGTGCGGCGACACCCCCCGGACGATCATCGGCTGCCCGCTGGCCGGGATCGCGGCGGACGAGGTCATCGACGCGACGCCGCAGCTGCGCGACATCCACGACCGCTACATCGGCTCGGCCGAGTTCTCCAACCTGCCGCGCAAGTTCAAGACGGCGCTGTCGGGCTGCACGTCGCACTGCACCGTCCACGAGATCAACGACATCGCCTTCACCGGCGTCGTGAACGAGGCGGGCGAGACCGGCTACCAGCTGTACGTGGGCGGCGGGCTGTCCACGAACCCGATGTTCGCCAAGAGCCTCGGCGTGTTCGTCAAGCCCGCGCAGGCGCACGAGGTGTGGCACGGCGTCGTGTCGATCTTCCGTGACTACGGCTACCGGCGGCTGCGCAGCCGCGCCCGGCTGAAGTTCCTGATGAACGACTGGGGCCCGGAGAAGTTCCGCGAGGTGCTGGAGAAGGAGTACCTCGGGTACGCGCTGCCGGACGGCCCCGAGCCGGACGCCCCGCTCGCCCGCCGCGACCACGTCGGCATCCGCCCGCAGCGGGACGGGAGGTTCTACGTGGGGTTCGCGCCCCGCGTGGGACGGGTGAACGGCGAGCTGCTCGGCGTCATCGCCGACCTGGCGGCTCGCTACGGCTCGGGCCGCGTCCGCACGACCATCGAGCAGAAGCTGGTCATCCTCGACGTGCCCGAGGAGGACACCGAGGCGCTCGCGGACGCTCTGGCCGAGCACGACCTGCAGGTCCGCCCCTCCACGTTCCGGCGCCAGACGATGGCGTGCACGGGCATCGAGTACTGCAAGCTCGCGATCGTCGAGACCAAGCAGCGCTCGATGGACCTGATGGACGAGCTGGAGAAGCGGCTCCCGGACTTCGACCAGCCGCTGACCATCAACGTCAACGGCTGCCCCAACGCCTGCGCCCGCATCCAGGTCGCCGACATCGGACTGAAGGGCCAGCTCGTCGTGGACGAGAACGGCGACCAGGTCGAGGGCTTCCAGATCCATCTGGGCGGGCAGCTGGGCGCGTCGTTCGGCAAGAAGGTCCGCGGGCTGAAGACGACCTCGGCCGGGCTGACCGACTACGTCGAACGGGTCGTGCGGAACTTCGACGCGCAGCGCACCGAGGGCGAGACGTTCGCCGCATGGGTGCACCGCGCCGACGAAGCAGACCTGAAGTAA
- a CDS encoding phosphoadenylyl-sulfate reductase gives MTLLETDRPTLDLEDIVESAATALEGAPSLEVIRWAAATFGDRICLTSSMSDAALIHLVSKVKPGIDVLFVDTGYHFAETIGTRDAVEAVYPVNVINVTPSRTVQEQESALGPRLFGRNPDLCCHLRKVEPLGRALEGYMAWFSGIRRDETASRRDRRVVEWDRKRGMVKVNPILDWTQEQMDGYIEDNGVLVNPLHYDGYPSIGCAPCTAPVAPGEDPRSGRWAGMGKTECGIHL, from the coding sequence GTGACTCTTCTGGAGACCGACAGACCCACACTCGACCTTGAGGACATCGTCGAGTCCGCCGCGACGGCCCTGGAGGGCGCGCCCAGCCTGGAGGTCATCCGGTGGGCCGCGGCGACGTTCGGCGACCGCATCTGCCTGACCTCGTCCATGTCCGACGCCGCCCTGATCCACCTGGTGTCGAAGGTGAAGCCCGGCATCGACGTGCTGTTCGTCGACACCGGCTACCACTTCGCCGAGACGATCGGGACGCGGGACGCGGTGGAGGCCGTCTACCCGGTGAACGTCATCAACGTGACGCCGTCCAGGACCGTCCAGGAGCAGGAGTCGGCGCTCGGCCCCCGGTTGTTCGGCCGCAACCCCGACCTGTGCTGCCACCTGCGGAAGGTGGAACCGCTCGGCCGGGCGCTGGAGGGCTACATGGCCTGGTTCAGCGGTATCCGCCGGGACGAGACCGCGAGCCGCCGCGACCGCCGCGTCGTCGAGTGGGACCGCAAGCGCGGCATGGTCAAGGTGAACCCGATCCTGGACTGGACCCAGGAGCAGATGGACGGCTACATCGAGGACAACGGGGTGCTGGTCAACCCGCTGCACTACGACGGCTACCCGTCGATCGGCTGCGCGCCGTGCACCGCCCCGGTCGCGCCGGGCGAGGACCCGCGCAGCGGCCGGTGGGCCGGGATGGGCAAGACCGAATGCGGCATCCACCTGTGA
- a CDS encoding sirohydrochlorin chelatase — translation MRHPPVSAPPMVAVAHGSRDPRASATVAGLLGAVRALRPGVPVHASFLDHAPPAPGRVLDGLARGGAGEAVVLPLLLTAAYHSKTDIPGVLARVRNRHPRLGLRTAATLGPHALLMGALERRLAEAGVEPGDPGTAVVLVAAGSSDASANATIARLAREWRARGWRGVVPAFASASRPSPAEAVAALRDAGVPRVAVASYFLAPGHFADRVRAESLAAGAAAVSPVLGAAPEVAELVVRRYDEALAVSREAAAV, via the coding sequence ATGCGGCATCCACCTGTGAGCGCACCCCCCATGGTCGCGGTGGCGCACGGGAGCAGGGACCCGCGCGCCTCCGCGACGGTCGCCGGCCTCCTCGGCGCCGTCCGGGCGCTGCGCCCCGGCGTCCCCGTCCACGCCTCGTTCCTGGACCACGCGCCGCCCGCGCCCGGACGGGTCCTGGACGGGCTGGCCCGCGGCGGCGCGGGCGAGGCGGTGGTCCTCCCCCTGCTGCTCACCGCGGCCTACCACAGCAAGACCGACATCCCGGGCGTCCTGGCGCGGGTCCGGAACCGGCATCCGCGCCTCGGGCTGCGCACGGCCGCGACGCTGGGCCCGCACGCGCTCCTCATGGGCGCGCTGGAGCGGCGCCTGGCCGAGGCGGGCGTGGAGCCCGGCGACCCCGGCACGGCCGTGGTGCTGGTCGCCGCGGGCTCGTCGGACGCCTCGGCGAACGCCACCATCGCGCGCCTGGCGCGGGAGTGGCGGGCGCGGGGATGGCGGGGCGTGGTCCCGGCGTTCGCGTCCGCGTCCCGCCCGTCCCCCGCCGAGGCGGTGGCGGCGCTGCGCGACGCGGGCGTCCCGAGGGTGGCCGTCGCGTCCTACTTCCTGGCGCCGGGCCACTTCGCCGACCGGGTGCGCGCCGAGTCGCTCGCGGCGGGTGCCGCGGCCGTCTCCCCCGTGCTCGGCGCGGCGCCGGAGGTCGCGGAGCTGGTCGTCCGGCGCTACGACGAGGCCCTCGCCGTCTCCCGCGAGGCCGCGGCCGTCTGA
- a CDS encoding DUF1707 SHOCT-like domain-containing protein, which translates to MSQSSPQPGRPSPSRPTDRRPEPRPGVVPAQADGAGGYRASDAEREAVVERLRIASVEGRLTFEELTERTEAAYAAVTHGDLERITRDLPGMGAPGANPAPLQVKRKFSAIMGDCKERIVGRIDERLEVVSVMGDVELDLRGAQVPTGEVTVHATAVMGDIKIIVPDGVSVRLSGRAVMGERRVAVREPRPGAPVPVVHVNANAVMGDIKIVDDEHHAPLRGAIASWWKDRGSGTA; encoded by the coding sequence ATGAGTCAGTCCAGTCCGCAGCCCGGGCGGCCGTCCCCGAGCCGTCCCACGGACCGGCGGCCGGAGCCCCGTCCCGGGGTGGTCCCGGCGCAGGCGGACGGCGCCGGGGGGTACCGGGCGTCCGACGCCGAGCGGGAGGCCGTGGTCGAGCGGCTGCGGATCGCCTCGGTCGAGGGGCGGCTGACCTTCGAGGAGCTGACCGAGCGGACGGAGGCGGCCTACGCGGCCGTCACCCACGGCGACCTGGAGCGCATCACCCGCGACCTGCCCGGCATGGGCGCGCCCGGCGCCAACCCCGCGCCGCTGCAGGTCAAGCGCAAGTTCAGCGCCATCATGGGCGACTGCAAGGAACGCATCGTCGGCCGCATCGACGAGCGCCTGGAAGTGGTGTCGGTGATGGGCGACGTCGAACTCGACCTGCGCGGCGCCCAGGTGCCCACAGGCGAGGTCACCGTGCACGCCACCGCCGTGATGGGCGACATCAAGATCATCGTTCCGGACGGGGTGAGCGTGCGCCTCTCAGGCCGCGCGGTCATGGGCGAGCGGCGGGTCGCCGTCCGCGAGCCCCGCCCCGGCGCGCCGGTCCCCGTCGTCCACGTCAACGCCAACGCCGTGATGGGCGACATCAAGATCGTGGACGACGAGCACCACGCGCCCCTCCGCGGCGCCATCGCCTCCTGGTGGAAGGACCGGGGCTCGGGCACCGCCTGA
- a CDS encoding histone-like nucleoid-structuring protein Lsr2, whose product MAQKVQVLLVDDLDGGAAEETVSFSLDGRAYEIDLNKKNAAKLRKAIAPYKDNARKARAAGGRRGAARVAGNRERSAEIREWARSAGIKVNDRGRIPANVIEQYEAAH is encoded by the coding sequence ATGGCACAGAAGGTCCAGGTTCTCCTGGTTGATGACCTTGACGGGGGGGCGGCGGAGGAAACCGTGTCCTTCTCCCTCGACGGCCGGGCGTATGAAATTGATCTGAACAAGAAAAACGCGGCCAAACTACGCAAGGCCATCGCGCCGTACAAGGACAATGCCCGCAAGGCGCGGGCCGCGGGCGGGCGCCGGGGCGCCGCGCGCGTGGCGGGCAACCGCGAGCGCAGCGCCGAGATCCGCGAGTGGGCCCGGTCGGCCGGGATCAAGGTCAACGACCGCGGCCGCATCCCCGCCAACGTCATCGAGCAGTACGAGGCCGCCCACTGA
- a CDS encoding PP2C family protein-serine/threonine phosphatase produces the protein MGSGKRDVWSPLTILPFAMMAVVAIGDVLAGPGTGYLPLLALGPAFASLAGGVARTAAVGVLALALCAGLARFNHILSSRNSTLTFISLIGVTAAGMLASFYRERDERELADVRTIAEVAQRVLLRPMPRRVGPIRAAVRYISAAAGARIGGDLYEVVMTPRGVRVIVGDVQGKGLDAVETAAAVLGAFREAAYDEPGLPGVADRIERTLARRLTGEQFVTAVLAELHPDDRVTLLNRGHPPPLLVRAGRAAEPLDPPEAAPPLGLSGLVDEPACTFSVGFAPGDQMLLYTDGVVEARNGKGDFYPLTERAASLLDADPETALDTLQADLLRYVGAPLDDDAAMLLLTTERA, from the coding sequence ATGGGGTCCGGCAAACGCGACGTCTGGTCGCCCTTGACGATCCTGCCGTTCGCCATGATGGCCGTCGTCGCGATCGGCGACGTCCTCGCCGGGCCCGGGACGGGCTATCTCCCGCTGCTCGCCCTCGGGCCCGCCTTCGCCAGCCTGGCCGGGGGCGTGGCGCGCACCGCGGCGGTCGGCGTGCTCGCCCTGGCGCTGTGCGCCGGCCTGGCGCGCTTCAACCACATCCTCAGCAGCCGCAACAGCACCCTGACCTTCATCTCGCTCATCGGCGTCACGGCCGCGGGGATGCTCGCCAGCTTCTACCGGGAGCGCGACGAGCGGGAGCTGGCGGACGTGCGCACCATCGCCGAGGTGGCGCAGCGGGTGCTGCTGCGGCCCATGCCCCGCCGCGTCGGGCCCATCCGCGCGGCCGTCCGGTACATCTCGGCCGCGGCTGGCGCCCGGATCGGCGGCGACCTGTACGAGGTGGTGATGACGCCTCGGGGCGTGCGGGTGATCGTCGGGGACGTCCAGGGGAAGGGGCTGGACGCGGTGGAGACGGCGGCGGCGGTGCTCGGCGCCTTCCGGGAGGCCGCCTACGACGAGCCGGGGCTGCCCGGCGTCGCCGACCGGATCGAGCGGACGCTGGCGCGGCGGCTCACCGGCGAGCAGTTCGTCACCGCGGTGCTGGCCGAGCTGCATCCCGACGACCGGGTCACGCTGCTCAACCGGGGCCATCCGCCGCCCCTCCTCGTCCGCGCGGGCCGGGCAGCCGAGCCGCTCGACCCGCCGGAGGCGGCGCCGCCGCTGGGCCTGTCCGGGCTCGTCGACGAGCCCGCGTGCACCTTCTCCGTCGGGTTCGCCCCCGGAGACCAGATGCTGCTCTACACCGACGGCGTCGTGGAGGCGCGCAATGGCAAGGGCGACTTCTATCCGCTGACCGAACGGGCGGCCTCGCTTCTGGACGCCGACCCCGAAACGGCCCTGGACACGCTTCAGGCGGACCTCCTCCGGTACGTAGGGGCGCCGCTCGACGATGACGCGGCGATGCTGCTGTTGACGACCGAACGCGCCTGA
- a CDS encoding DUF4262 domain-containing protein: protein MPDGRPSCPCVICHDYGDRDRLDNFQLRTIVHISQYGWSVVLVHPDGELPGWAYTIGLWHSHRSAELALFGGDVYEMEETLNALGRQTAEGDGPAEGERRDNVVRGRQAAFRMADVRWYDALFAGAVAFYRRPPLPILQVAWPNPEGLFPWQPGTDLAFRHSQPWLWLAPSQHSPGPWTRRVQALEG, encoded by the coding sequence ATGCCCGACGGCCGTCCCTCCTGCCCCTGCGTGATCTGTCACGACTACGGCGACCGCGACCGCCTGGACAACTTCCAGCTCCGCACGATCGTGCACATCAGCCAGTACGGATGGAGCGTCGTCCTCGTGCATCCGGACGGGGAGCTCCCCGGCTGGGCGTACACGATCGGGCTGTGGCACAGCCACCGGTCGGCCGAGCTCGCGCTGTTCGGCGGCGACGTGTACGAGATGGAGGAGACGCTGAACGCCCTCGGCCGGCAGACCGCCGAGGGCGACGGGCCCGCCGAGGGCGAGCGCCGCGACAATGTCGTGCGGGGACGGCAGGCCGCGTTCCGGATGGCCGACGTCCGCTGGTACGACGCGCTGTTCGCCGGCGCCGTCGCCTTCTACCGGCGGCCGCCGCTGCCGATCCTGCAGGTGGCCTGGCCGAACCCGGAGGGGCTGTTCCCCTGGCAGCCGGGCACCGACCTGGCGTTCCGGCACTCCCAGCCGTGGCTGTGGCTGGCCCCGTCCCAGCACTCCCCCGGCCCGTGGACGCGCCGCGTCCAGGCCCTGGAGGGCTGA
- a CDS encoding GNAT family N-acetyltransferase, whose protein sequence is MYGPIAETIATPRLVLEPLAVHHADEMAAVLDDPRLHRFIGGEPLTRDELRARYEHLVAGPAPFHQECWLNWVVRRVRDGQAVGYVQATVKPAQPGFTVTPRDAGSTVTPSPARTVASVAWVIGMPYQGFGFAGEAGRALVDWLLAHGAGEIVAAIHPGNAASGAVAARLGLRPTAETADGETVWRLPRGGTR, encoded by the coding sequence GTGTACGGGCCGATCGCCGAGACCATCGCCACGCCGCGCCTCGTGCTGGAGCCGCTGGCCGTCCACCACGCCGACGAGATGGCCGCAGTCCTGGACGACCCGCGCCTGCACCGCTTCATCGGCGGCGAGCCCCTCACCCGGGACGAGCTGCGCGCCCGGTACGAGCACCTGGTGGCGGGCCCGGCGCCGTTCCACCAGGAGTGCTGGCTGAACTGGGTGGTCCGCCGCGTCCGGGACGGGCAGGCGGTCGGGTACGTCCAGGCGACCGTCAAACCGGCGCAGCCGGGCTTCACGGTGACGCCGCGGGACGCCGGCTCCACCGTCACCCCCTCGCCCGCGCGGACCGTCGCGTCCGTCGCGTGGGTCATCGGCATGCCCTACCAGGGGTTCGGTTTCGCCGGGGAGGCGGGCCGCGCGCTGGTGGACTGGCTCCTCGCCCACGGTGCCGGCGAGATCGTCGCGGCGATCCACCCCGGGAACGCGGCGTCCGGGGCGGTGGCCGCCCGGCTCGGCCTGCGGCCCACGGCGGAGACCGCCGACGGGGAGACCGTCTGGCGCCTCCCCCGCGGCGGGACGCGGTGA
- the glgX gene encoding glycogen debranching protein GlgX, producing MREVWPGDPYPLGATWDGTGTNFALFSEVARRVELCLFDSGGNEVRRDLPEVDGFVWHGYLPGVGPGQRYGYRVHGPFSPRDGHRCNPAKLLLDPYGKAVEGGVRWHESLFSYRFADPGALNEDDSAPFMPKNVVVNPFFDWGDDRPPRVPYHESVIYEAHVKGLTRLHPGIPEEQRGTYAGLAHPVMIDHLLDLGVTAVELMPVHQSIPEHALVARGLDNYWGYNTIGFFAPHNSYSSSGQAGGQVLEFKAMVRTLHEAGIEVILDVVYNHTAEGDHLGPTLSFRGIDNASYYRLRDDDRRYHLDYTGCGNSLNVRHPHALQLIMDSLRYWILEMHVDGFRFDLASALARELHDVDRLAAFFDLVQQDPVVSQVKLIAEPWDVGEGGYQVGNFPPLWTEWNGKYRDTVRDFWRGSYATMPEFASRLTGSSDLYEHSARRPFASINFVTCHDGFTLTDLVSYDDKHNEANGEGNRDGTDDNRSWNCGHEGPTDDPGVLELRARQRRNFLATLFLSQGVPMLSHGDELGRTQRGNNNAYCQDNEIAWVHWDEPGDVEFVGRLSRLRHDHPVFRRRRFFTGTGTGAAADIAWLTPAGEVMTDEDWNVGFAKSLGVFLNGDAITEPDPRGRRVRDDSFLLLVNAGADPVGFTLPEGAYGERWEFVLDTAEPDAVDGRPRLKARDDVDVTGRSLIVLRRLG from the coding sequence ATGCGGGAGGTCTGGCCCGGGGATCCGTACCCGCTGGGCGCCACCTGGGACGGCACGGGCACGAACTTCGCGCTGTTCTCGGAGGTGGCACGGCGGGTCGAGCTGTGCCTGTTCGACTCCGGCGGGAACGAGGTCCGGCGCGACCTCCCGGAGGTGGACGGGTTCGTCTGGCACGGCTACCTGCCGGGCGTCGGCCCCGGGCAGCGCTACGGGTACCGGGTGCACGGCCCGTTCAGCCCGCGGGACGGGCACCGCTGCAACCCGGCGAAGCTGCTGCTCGACCCCTACGGCAAGGCCGTGGAGGGCGGGGTGCGCTGGCACGAGTCGCTGTTCTCCTACCGGTTCGCCGACCCCGGCGCGCTGAACGAGGACGACAGCGCCCCGTTCATGCCGAAGAACGTGGTGGTCAACCCGTTCTTCGACTGGGGGGACGACCGGCCGCCGCGCGTGCCGTACCACGAGAGCGTCATCTACGAGGCGCACGTCAAGGGCCTCACCCGGCTGCATCCCGGGATCCCCGAGGAGCAGCGGGGCACCTACGCGGGCCTCGCGCACCCGGTGATGATCGACCATCTGCTCGACCTCGGCGTGACCGCCGTGGAGCTGATGCCGGTGCACCAGTCGATCCCCGAGCACGCGCTGGTGGCGCGGGGGCTGGACAACTACTGGGGCTACAACACGATCGGGTTCTTCGCGCCGCACAACTCCTACAGCTCGTCCGGGCAGGCCGGGGGGCAGGTGCTGGAGTTCAAGGCGATGGTCCGCACCCTGCACGAGGCGGGCATCGAGGTCATCCTGGACGTCGTCTACAACCACACCGCCGAGGGCGACCACCTGGGGCCGACGCTGTCGTTCCGCGGGATCGACAACGCCTCCTACTACCGGCTGCGCGACGACGACAGGCGCTACCACCTCGACTACACCGGCTGCGGCAACTCGCTGAACGTCCGCCACCCGCACGCCCTCCAGCTGATCATGGATTCGCTGCGCTACTGGATCCTGGAGATGCACGTGGACGGGTTCCGCTTCGACCTGGCCTCGGCGCTGGCCCGCGAGCTGCACGACGTCGACCGGCTGGCCGCGTTCTTCGACCTCGTCCAGCAGGACCCGGTGGTCTCGCAGGTCAAGCTGATCGCCGAGCCGTGGGACGTGGGCGAGGGCGGCTACCAGGTCGGCAACTTCCCGCCGCTGTGGACGGAGTGGAACGGCAAGTACCGCGACACCGTCCGCGACTTCTGGCGCGGCTCGTACGCGACGATGCCGGAGTTCGCGTCCCGGCTCACCGGCTCCTCCGACCTGTACGAGCACAGCGCGCGGCGCCCGTTCGCGTCCATCAACTTCGTGACGTGCCACGACGGGTTCACGCTGACGGACCTGGTCTCCTACGACGACAAGCACAACGAGGCCAACGGCGAGGGCAACCGGGACGGCACCGACGACAACCGGTCGTGGAACTGCGGCCACGAGGGCCCGACCGATGACCCCGGCGTGCTGGAGCTGCGGGCCCGGCAGCGCCGCAACTTCCTGGCGACCCTGTTCCTGTCGCAGGGGGTGCCGATGCTCTCCCACGGCGACGAGCTGGGGCGCACGCAGCGGGGCAACAACAACGCCTACTGCCAGGACAACGAGATCGCCTGGGTGCACTGGGACGAGCCGGGCGACGTGGAGTTCGTCGGGCGGCTGTCGCGGCTGCGGCACGACCATCCGGTGTTCCGGCGCCGCCGGTTCTTCACCGGGACGGGCACCGGCGCCGCCGCCGACATCGCCTGGCTGACCCCCGCCGGCGAGGTCATGACCGACGAGGACTGGAACGTGGGGTTCGCCAAGTCGCTCGGGGTGTTCCTGAACGGCGACGCGATCACCGAGCCGGACCCGCGCGGCCGCCGCGTCCGCGACGACTCGTTCCTGCTGCTGGTCAACGCGGGCGCGGACCCGGTCGGGTTCACGCTCCCCGAAGGCGCGTACGGCGAGCGCTGGGAGTTCGTCCTCGACACGGCCGAGCCGGACGCGGTGGACGGGCGTCCCCGCCTCAAGGCCCGCGACGACGTGGACGTCACCGGCCGCTCCCTGATCGTCCTCCGCCGCCTGGGATAG